In Tenacibaculum pacificus, a single window of DNA contains:
- a CDS encoding nucleoside phosphorylase, giving the protein MNIEHSELILNTDGSIYHLNLSPENVATDIIFVGDQYRVDKVTQYFDSIEFTTQKREFKTTTGTYKGKRLTVISTGIGADNIDIVLNELDALFNIDLKTRKIKEIHTQLNIIRIGTSGSLQADIPVNSFLLSTHALDLNGMLHSYQITDISHPVIEEAFIKHTNWSIKKPTPLVITNSKILEKKLTSNTVYKGITATAAGFYGPQGRILRLALQDAKLNKKIDSFNYNENRITNLEMETSAIYGLSKLLGHNAISMNAIIANRANGTFSENPNKVISDLIIYTLDKLVE; this is encoded by the coding sequence ATGAATATTGAACATTCTGAACTTATCTTAAATACAGATGGAAGTATTTATCATTTAAATTTAAGCCCAGAAAATGTAGCTACTGATATTATATTTGTCGGTGACCAATATCGTGTAGATAAAGTAACTCAGTATTTTGATTCGATTGAATTTACAACACAAAAACGTGAATTTAAAACTACCACAGGTACTTATAAAGGAAAACGTTTAACAGTAATTTCTACTGGAATTGGTGCAGATAATATTGATATTGTTTTAAATGAATTAGATGCGTTATTTAATATCGATTTAAAAACACGAAAAATAAAAGAGATACATACCCAATTAAATATCATCCGTATAGGAACTTCAGGTTCTTTACAAGCTGATATTCCTGTAAATAGTTTTTTACTTAGCACACATGCTTTAGATTTAAACGGAATGTTACATTCGTATCAAATAACCGATATTTCACATCCTGTAATTGAAGAAGCTTTTATAAAACATACAAATTGGAGTATTAAAAAACCAACACCATTAGTAATAACTAATAGTAAAATTTTAGAAAAAAAATTAACGTCGAATACTGTTTATAAAGGAATCACTGCTACGGCAGCTGGTTTTTATGGACCACAAGGACGTATACTTCGTTTAGCATTACAAGATGCTAAACTAAATAAAAAAATAGATAGTTTTAATTATAACGAAAACAGAATTACCAATTTAGAAATGGAAACTTCTGCTATTTATGGATTATCAAAATTATTAGGACATAATGCAATTTCAATGAATGCCATTATCGCTAACAGAGCAAATGGTACTTTTAGCGAAAACCCTAATAAAGTGATTTCCGATTTGATTATATATACATTAGATAAATTAGTTGAGTAA